The following DNA comes from Arthrobacter sp. SLBN-83.
TTGAGTCTCCTTGCGGTTGTTTGCTGTTGCTCTTGCTTCTGCCCTGGCCTTTGCGGCGGCCTTGGCTTTTGCTTTGGCTTCCGCCCGGGCCTTCTTCTTTGCAAACCGGACGGCCTGGCCTGCTTCCTCCACCTCGACGGCGTTCTGGTGGCTCACGGAGGACTTGCGTGAGTAGAAGAACATGAACAGGACAGCCGCGCTGCCTGCGATGGCGGCGATGAGGACGCCCACAGCGCCGGTTTTCACCAGGAGGGCGGTCAGGGCGCCGACGACGCCCGCGGCCGGGAGTGTGAAGAGCCAGCCCAGCGCGATCTTGCCAACCATGTTCCAGCGGACCGTGGTCCCGCGGCGGCCCATTCCGGAGCCGATCACGGAGCCCGAGGCCACCTGCGTGGTGGAAAGGGCGAAACCGAGGTGCGAGGACGCGAGGATGGCGGACGCGGTGCTGGTCTCGGCCGCGAAGCCCTGGGCGGGCTTGACCTCGGTCAGGCCCGAACCCATGGTTCGGATGATGCGCCAGCCGCCCGCATAGGTTCCGATGGCGATGGCCATGGCGCACGAAGCAATGACCCAGAGCTGGGGGCCGGAGCCGGGGGCCTGGGTTCCGGCGGCGATCAGGACCAGGGTGATGATGCCCATGGTCTTCTGGGCGTCATTGGTGCCGTGGGCCAGGGCCACCAGGCTGGAGGTGAAGACCTGGCCGGTGCGGAAGCCGCCACGCTTCTGGGTGAGCTTGGTGCCCGTCTCGGGGTCGTGGCGGGAAGTCAGCGCGTAGGCCAGGCGCGTGCAGACATAGGCGGCAAGGCCGGCAATGACCGGGGCGAAAACAGCCGGAAGGATGACCTTCTGGAGCAGGGTTTCAAGGTTGACGGAGTTGAATCCCGCGCCGACGACCGCTGCGCCGATAAGGCCGCCGAACAGCGCGTGGGACGAGCTGGACGGCAGGCCCTTGAGCCAGGTGATCATGTTCCACAGGACGGCTCCCATGAGCCCGGCGAAGATGATGTCCGGGGTGATCTGGACGCCGCCGGACCCCTCCCTGATGATGCCGCCGGAGATCGTCTTGGCGACCTCGGTGGAAAGGAATGCGCCCACGAGGTTCAGGACCGCTGCCAGGGCCACCGCGGTCTTGGGCTTGATGGCACCTGTCGCGATGGGCGTTGCCATGGCATTAGCGGTGTCGTGGAAGCCGTTCGTGAAGTCGAAAAATAGTGCCAGTGCGATGACCAGCGCCACCATGAAGGTGATATCCACCTGTTGCCCAATCTGCAGAGTCGACGTTCAGCAGTTTCACTTACCAGGCTGCCTTGCACAGCATAGTTCACCAGCTGTTTGCGTGGAATGACTTGCGGCGCTGGCACAACCGGCGGGAAACCCTATCGATCGTACGCGTCCCGGGCATGAGGTCAAAACACGGGTTGGAGCAGGAAAGACCGGAGCCGCTCCAGTTCCGGAGGCGTTATTCCGCGCCGGGGATGCGGCGAGACCGCCAGGATGCGCCGGCCAAGGATCCGGACCCACTGCTGCGCTTCGGCCTCGAAGGCCAGCTGGTCATCCACCCATGCCACCGCTTCCGGGCACGTTTTTTCGACATCCGCCTGGATGGCCCGGAGCTTCCACCAGCCGCTCCCGCCGGCGGCCCCGTCTGCGGCGAGGTACGGCCAGTTCCGGCCAGCAAGTCCGACGGCGGGACACAGGTATTGCGGGGCCAGTTCCTCCCAGCTGGTGAGCCAGACACATCGCAGCCCGGGCGTCCGGGCCAGGGTGTTGAGCCCGGCCACGAGTTCGGCAGCGAAGGCGACGGGCAGCAATCCGGCGTCGGCGCGCCGCCATGCCGAACCCCAAGCGGTGGCCCCCTCCGGGCCGAACGGACAGACCACACCGTCCACATCCAAATAGAGCGTGCGCCCCACACTGCACCGAGCAGTTCAGCCCTGGTGGAACTGGGGCGGCCGCGGCCCGGCATCCAGCTCCGGCGCGATCTTCTCTTCGAGGGCCGCCACGGTGACGTCGGGCAGGACAATGAGGCCGTCCAGTTCACGACGTGCCCGCTTGTAGGCGGCCTGCCGTTCGGCTGGAGTGGCAGCGTCGTTCTCGGCGATCATCAGCAGTTGCCGTGCGGTGGCCAGCCGTTCGCGTTCGGGCCCACTGAACTTGCTGTCCCTGACGCGCCGGGCTTCGCGCTCGGCCACGTCAAGCGCCACCGCGAAATTGTTGACCGCCTGCCGGTACACGTCAAGGCCGGCCGCCGACCGGAGGTCTTCGGCGGAGGCGGGCCGTTGGCCGTCCGCTTCCCGCTTGGCGCGGAGGAAGGCCACCGTGAGGGGTTCGCGGACGTCGGTCATCATGGGGAAATCGATAAGCTTGCCCACGTCCAGCTCGTATTCGAGCCAGCGCCGGTTGGTGGCGTCATGGGTATTCATCAGCGCCTGCACCTCCGCCACGGACGCTTCTTCGGCCTCCAGCGCCTGGTTCCTTAGCGTGTACAGTTCAACCCGGCGCCGGTGCCGGCGTTCGCCTGCTCCGCGCCAGCCGCTTGCCCAGCGGCCGGCGAATGCCATCAGCGGAAACACCATCCACCATTTGTCGGACAAGAACTCCATGACGGGCCTCACCCCTTAATCCTCGCAGTCCGGGGGCCCGGCCTCAAGAAGCAAGGGAAGATCGCTCAGCCGGCCGGCAGGCGCACGGAGGTCAGGGGGCCGGAGTTACCGGGGCGGCATTGACATTGACCAGCCAGGAGACACCGAACCGGTCGGTGCACATGCCAAAGACATCGCCCCATGGAGCCCTTTCCATGGGAACGGTCACTGCTCCTCCGTCGGCGCTGAGCTTCTGGTAGTAGCCGCGAAGCTCAACCTCATCGTCACCACTCAGCGAAATGGATATGGAGGAGCCAGGGTGGTACTGCATGCTGTTGGGAGTATCGGCGCCCATGAGCACCAGGCCCTGGGTGGTGACCAGCATGGCGTGCATGATCTTCTCCGCTTCCCCGGGATCGTCGCTGGCCTGGAAGTCGCCAAAGGTGCTGAGCGAAAGTTCGCCGCCGAACACGGATTGATAGAAGTTCATGGCCTCGCGGGCATTATCGCGGAAGCTCAGGTAGGGGTTAAGGACTGTTGGCATGGCAGGGTCTCCTTCTCAGGGGCCGGAACCGCGTCGGCCGGAACTGGGGCAGACAACATCCTGCCCCATCCGGCGCCCGGCAACGGAACGCTCCCCTATTGATACCAGGGTTCACGGTACGAAGCGGTAGCCCGCGCCGGCTTCGGTCAGCAGGTGGCGGGGGTTGCCGGGATCGTCCTCCAGCTTTCTTCTCAACTGGGCCATATAGACGCGGAGGTAGTTGGCTTCCTTGCCGTAGGACGGGCCCCAGACATCGGCCAGCAACTGCTGCTGCGAGATGAGCCGGGACGGGTTGCGGACCAGGATTTCCAGGATGTTCCACTCCGTGGGGGTGAGCCTCACCGGCTGCCCGGAACGCAGGACCTGCCTCGCCAGGAGGTCAACGGTAAAGCCGGCAGAGCTGACCAGGGGGTGTGTTTCGGCTTGGGGCACCCTCCGCAGCAGGGCACGCAGCCGCGCCAGCAGCTCATCCAGGCCGAAGGGCTTGGTGATGTAGTCGTCGGCGCCGGCATCCAGGGCACCCACCTTGTCCGGTGAGCCATGCCGGGCGGACAGGACCAGGACGGGCGCAGCGCTCCAGCGGCGCAGGTTCCGCAGCACCTCGGTCCCGTCCATGTCGGGCAGGCCCAGATCCAGGACCAGCAGGTCCGGCGCCAGCCGGGAGGCGGCCGCCAGCGCGGAAGCGCCGTCCCCGGCCGTCTCCACGGCGTAGCCGTGCGCGGCGAGCGTGATCCGGAGTGCCTTCAACAGGTGCGGATCATCGTCAATGACCAGCACCCGGGCCTTGGCCTGGCCGCTGCCGGGAGTGCCGGCATCGTTCCCCCTCATGGCAGCACCCCGGCACCTGCGTGGGCAGCGTCGGTGCTGCCACCGGCGGGGACACCTGCCGGTACGCCGGTGGAGAGAGGCAGGCGGATCACCATGGTCAGGCCGCCGCCCGGGGTTTCCTTGGCGGTGAGCGTTCCCCGCATCGACTGGACGAAGCCCTGCGCCACCGAAAGTCCCAGCCCAATCCCCGTGGACGGGGAGGTGTCGCCGAGCCGCTGGAACGGTTGGAACATCTCCACCACTTTGCGGGCCGGAACGCCGGGACCGTGGTCAATGATCTGCAACTCCCCGCAGGGATGGCCGTCCAGGACACTGCCGCCGGCACCGCCCGTCACCGCCACAGCCGTCCCGGCGGCATACTTCAGCGCGTTCTCAAGGATGTTGGCCACCGCCCTCTCCAGCAGGCCGGGATCGGCATCCACCGCGGGCATGTTGGCGGGCAGCGCGATCCGCACGGCTCCTTGGGGCAGGCCCCGCAGCGCCGCCTCAACGGCCTCGGACCAGCGGACCGGGCCCAGCAGGGGTTCCACCGATTGCGCGGTGATCCGCGACATGTCCAGGAGGTTGGCCACCAACAGGTCCAGCCGGTCCGTGCAGGCATCGATGGTCTCCAGCAGGTCACGCTGCTCCGCCGCGGTATAGGAGACGCCGTTTTGCAGGAGCCCGCCGGCAGCCAGCTTGATACCGGCCAGGGGCGTGCGGAGGTCGTGTGACACTGCCCGGAGGATGGCCGTGCGCATGGCGTTCCCCTCGGCGAGGCGCAGCATTTCGGTCCGGGTGGCTGCCAGCTGGCGGCGCTCGAGCTGGGCTTTGACGTGGACCGCGAAAGCGGCCAGCAGCCTGCGCCCGGACGGCGGAACGTCCCGGCCCAGCAGCACCAGCGTGGTCTCCTCATCCACCTGCTCGACGGTGGTTCCAGGAGCCCCGGCGCCAAGGGGTCCGCCAAGTGGCGCGCCCAGCCGGCCCACTGCGCTCCCGGCCGCGGCAAGAACCTGCCAGCCGCCCGGACCAAGGTCCGCTCCGGCGTCGTGCTTCGTGGCGGTGTCCGCAGCATCACCGCTCCCTCCGGAACCGTTGCCTGCACCGGATTCGGCGCCCGGCCGGGCCAGGACAGCAGCGCCTGTAGCACCGAAAACGCTCAGCGCCTCCGCCAAAAGCCCCGTCAGGTTGTCCTCGTCCCGGGATGCTGCAAGGGCCAGATCGGCCAGGGTGGCGGCTTCCGCCCGTGCCGTGGCGGCCTCCTTTGACCGCCGGGCCGAGCGGTCCACCACCCCTGCCACCGCGACGGCCACGCCGGCGAACACGGCCAGCGACAGGATGTCCTGCGGATCGTGGATGGCAAGGTCCCGCAGCGGCGGTGTGGAAAAGTAGTTGACCAGCACGCTGCTCCAGAGGGCTCCCGCCACCGCCGGCCAGAGGCCCCCCACCAGGGCGATGGCCACCGCGCCGGCCAACTGGAGCAGTGCGGCCGTGGCCACACTGTGGTCAAAGACTCCCAGCAGCAGTTGCAGCCCGGCCGGAAGAGCGGCAGCGAGCGCAAACCCGATCATCACCCTGCGCCGCCCCAGTGCGGTCCGCTGCCCGGCACCCCTCGCCGACATTGCCCGGGACACCACCGGCCGGGGCACCACCTGGACGTCGATGTCCCCGGCACCGCGTACCACCTGGGCTTCAACGCTGCCGCCGGACAGCACTGCAAACCGGTTGCGGCTCTGTCCCACCAGGATGCGTGTGGCATTATGCGCACGGGCGTACTCGAGCAGGGCTCCGGCGACGTCGGCGGACGAAAGCGCGTGATAGTTGCCGGCCATCCCGGCCACAAGCCGCCGCTGGGACTCCAGCGCGTGCGGCGATTCACCCTGCGCGCCGGACGGTGTCCGGACGTGGACTGCAAGGACGTCACCACCGCCCGCCCGCTCGAGGAGCTTGGCGGCGCGGTGCACCAGGAGGTCTCCGTCGCCGCTGCCGTTGAGGCCTATGACGATCCGTTCCCTAGCCATGACGCACATTCTCCCACCATTGGTACCGCGGGTGCGTGCCGCCCCCGCCCCAGCCGGCGGCGAACGATGCGTGCGCCCCGGCCCGCGGGAACGTAGGCTCGGGGCATGGCCCGATTCTTTGATGTCCACCCCCATGACCCGCAGCCCCGCGCCATTGCCCAGGCAGTGAAGATCATCCGTGACGGCGGCCTGATCGCCTACCCCACCGACTCCTGCTACGCCTTGGGCGCGCAGATGGGAAACCGGGAGGCCCTGGACCGGATCAGGAGCATCCGGCACCTGGACGACAAGCACCATTTCACGCTGGTCTGCCGGGACTTCGCCCAGCTGGGGCAGTTCGTAAACATCAGCAATGACGTATTCCGCAGCATCAAGGCCGTCACGCCGGGCAGCTACACGTTCATCCTGCCTGCCACCAAGGAGGTCCCCAAGCGGCTGCTGCACCCAAAGAAGAAGACTGTGGGTGTGCGCATCCCGGACAACCGGGTGGTGCAGGCTCTGCTGGCCGAACTGGGCGAGCCGTTGCTGTCGAGCACGTTGCTGCTGCCGGATGAGGAGGAACCGCTGACCGTGGGCTGGGAGATCAAGGAGCGGCTGGACCACCAGGTGGATGCCGTGATTGATGCCGGGGACTGCGGCGCCGAGCCCACCACCGTGGTGGACTTCTCCAGCGGGGTGGCAGAGGTTGTCCGACGCGGCATGGGCGATCCGTCCCGGTTTGAATAACAGGCCCGGGAGTGCCGCAGCGAGCCGTCGCGGGGCACTTTGCCGCCGGCCGCCGTCGTCCAGTACGACGGCGGCCGGCGTGTCTGTGCCAAAGTGCCCCTTTAGGGGGTGTGCGGCCTAGTCCTGCTTGCGTGCCCTGCTGGGTTGGACCCGCGGCGGTTCGCCCGGCATCTTGGGGTAGTCCGGCGGGAAGGGCATCTCGCCCAGGCCAGCCTTGCAGTCGCGGTCCCACCACTGGAGCAGCGTGTCAATGGTGCCGGGCCGGGCGCCGAAGTCCGCCCAGGGATCGCCCACCGTCTTCAGCCGCTCGGGGACGGTGAGGATGGTGAAGTTCTTCGGGTCGGCGTGTTCCAGTTCGTCCCAGGTGATGGGGCAGGACACGGGGGCATGCGGCAGCGCCCGGGGGCTGTAGGCGCCGGCGATGGTGCGGTCGCGGTTGGCCTGGTTGAAGTCCAGGAACACGCGCCGGCCCCGCTCTTCCTTCCACCAGGCGGTGGTCACTTTGTCCGGGATGCGGCGCTCCACTTCCCGCGCAGCGGCGATCACCGCGTGCCGGACGTCCAGGAACTCGCGGACGGGTTCGATAGGAGCGTAAACGTGGAGTCCGCGGTTCCCTGAGGTTTTAATGAAGCAGGTGAGCCCCGCCTCGGCCAGCACCTCCTTCAGCACCATGGCGGCGGGGACGGCGTCGTCGAAGTCGGTGCCGGGCTGAGGGTCGAGGTCGATGCGCAACTGGTCCGGGTTGTCCGTGTTTTCGGCGCGCGAAGGCCAGGGGTGGAACACCACGGTGTTCATCTGGACGGCCCAGACCGCGGCGGCAGGCTCATCGAACACCAATTGGGGGTGGGACCGGGCACTGGGGTAGACCACTTTGACGGAGCGGATGAAGTCCGGCGTGCCCTTGGGCGGGTTCTTGGAAAAGAACATCTCGCCGTCGATGTTGCCCGAATACCGCTGGAGTGAGACGGGCCGGTCCCCGTTGGCGGCGATGAACGCCTCCCCCACATCGCAGATGTAGTTGACCAGGTCCAGCTTGGTCAGGCCCAGGTCCGGCCAGAGGACCCGGCTGGGGCTGGAAATCCGCATCTCGCGCTCGCCGTTGGGACCTGGGACAGTAATGGTGGTCTGTTCACTCGCCATGGGGACAACGTACACCCCGGCGCAGGCAGGGACCGGCACATCCGGCAGGGCTCCGGCATGATGGACCCATGCCAGCAACCGAACAGCAGCTCACCATCACCGCAGGTGACGCCACCTTTTCCGCCATTTATGCCCGCCCCGCGAATCCCACGGCTACCGTGGTGGTGGCACACGGCGCTGGCGCCGGCATGGAGCACCCGTTCCTTCGCGGCTTCACCGATGCCTTGAACAGCCACGGCCTGGCCACCCTGCGGTTCAACTTCCCTTACCGCGAGGCAGGGCGGAAATTTCCCGACCGCCCTCCCTTGGCCATCGCAACCTGGCGGGCAGCCATGGACACTGCCCGAGCCCAGGCTGCGGCCCATGCTGACCGCGGGCCCGTGTGGGTGGCCGGCAAGTCGTTCGGTGGACGGATGGCGTCCATGGCCGTTGCCGAGGGCATGGAGACAGGAGGCCTGGTGTACCTGGGCTACCCCCTGCACGCTCCGGGGAAACCGGAGAAGCTCCGGGACGAACACCTGTACGGGCTGTCCACGCCCATGCTGTTCCTGCAGGGAACACGGGACACCTTTGCCACCGCTGACATCCTCGCGGACGTCGTGTCCCGGATCGGGCCCAATGCCGTCCTGCAGTGGGTGGAAGGCGGCGACCATTCGTTCGCGGTGGGAGGCAGGAAGCGCCCTGCCGACGAGGTGGGGGCATCCCTGGGCGCCCCTGTCGCCGACTTCATTGCCAGGCACTCCTGAGCGTCCTGGGCTTGCAGCTATTTACGCTGTTTGGTTCGCGCGGTGGCCGCGGCAGACCAAGGATCCTCCGGCCAGGGGTGCTTGGGGTAGCGGCCCCGCATTTCCGCACGTACCTGGCCGTACGGTCCCGACCAGAATGACGTGAGGTCACCGGTGACGGCGAGGGGGCGGCGGGCCGGCGAAAGCAGGTGGAACAGCACGGGGACCCGGCCTCCCAGCAGCCTCGGGGACTCTGCCAGGCCAAAGCACTCCTGCAGTTTTACCGCCACCACGGGCGCAGCAGCGCCAGCACCGGGCTCAGGGTAGTCAATCCGGATCCTGGAGCCGCTGGGCACCTCAAGGGCTTCCGGCGCAAGCTCGTC
Coding sequences within:
- the ligD gene encoding non-homologous end-joining DNA ligase, which gives rise to MASEQTTITVPGPNGEREMRISSPSRVLWPDLGLTKLDLVNYICDVGEAFIAANGDRPVSLQRYSGNIDGEMFFSKNPPKGTPDFIRSVKVVYPSARSHPQLVFDEPAAAVWAVQMNTVVFHPWPSRAENTDNPDQLRIDLDPQPGTDFDDAVPAAMVLKEVLAEAGLTCFIKTSGNRGLHVYAPIEPVREFLDVRHAVIAAAREVERRIPDKVTTAWWKEERGRRVFLDFNQANRDRTIAGAYSPRALPHAPVSCPITWDELEHADPKNFTILTVPERLKTVGDPWADFGARPGTIDTLLQWWDRDCKAGLGEMPFPPDYPKMPGEPPRVQPSRARKQD
- a CDS encoding VOC family protein — protein: MPTVLNPYLSFRDNAREAMNFYQSVFGGELSLSTFGDFQASDDPGEAEKIMHAMLVTTQGLVLMGADTPNSMQYHPGSSISISLSGDDEVELRGYYQKLSADGGAVTVPMERAPWGDVFGMCTDRFGVSWLVNVNAAPVTPAP
- a CDS encoding HAD domain-containing protein, which translates into the protein MGRTLYLDVDGVVCPFGPEGATAWGSAWRRADAGLLPVAFAAELVAGLNTLARTPGLRCVWLTSWEELAPQYLCPAVGLAGRNWPYLAADGAAGGSGWWKLRAIQADVEKTCPEAVAWVDDQLAFEAEAQQWVRILGRRILAVSPHPRRGITPPELERLRSFLLQPVF
- a CDS encoding DUF4118 domain-containing protein; translation: MARERIVIGLNGSGDGDLLVHRAAKLLERAGGGDVLAVHVRTPSGAQGESPHALESQRRLVAGMAGNYHALSSADVAGALLEYARAHNATRILVGQSRNRFAVLSGGSVEAQVVRGAGDIDVQVVPRPVVSRAMSARGAGQRTALGRRRVMIGFALAAALPAGLQLLLGVFDHSVATAALLQLAGAVAIALVGGLWPAVAGALWSSVLVNYFSTPPLRDLAIHDPQDILSLAVFAGVAVAVAGVVDRSARRSKEAATARAEAATLADLALAASRDEDNLTGLLAEALSVFGATGAAVLARPGAESGAGNGSGGSGDAADTATKHDAGADLGPGGWQVLAAAGSAVGRLGAPLGGPLGAGAPGTTVEQVDEETTLVLLGRDVPPSGRRLLAAFAVHVKAQLERRQLAATRTEMLRLAEGNAMRTAILRAVSHDLRTPLAGIKLAAGGLLQNGVSYTAAEQRDLLETIDACTDRLDLLVANLLDMSRITAQSVEPLLGPVRWSEAVEAALRGLPQGAVRIALPANMPAVDADPGLLERAVANILENALKYAAGTAVAVTGGAGGSVLDGHPCGELQIIDHGPGVPARKVVEMFQPFQRLGDTSPSTGIGLGLSVAQGFVQSMRGTLTAKETPGGGLTMVIRLPLSTGVPAGVPAGGSTDAAHAGAGVLP
- a CDS encoding L-threonylcarbamoyladenylate synthase, producing MARFFDVHPHDPQPRAIAQAVKIIRDGGLIAYPTDSCYALGAQMGNREALDRIRSIRHLDDKHHFTLVCRDFAQLGQFVNISNDVFRSIKAVTPGSYTFILPATKEVPKRLLHPKKKTVGVRIPDNRVVQALLAELGEPLLSSTLLLPDEEEPLTVGWEIKERLDHQVDAVIDAGDCGAEPTTVVDFSSGVAEVVRRGMGDPSRFE
- a CDS encoding inorganic phosphate transporter, encoding MDITFMVALVIALALFFDFTNGFHDTANAMATPIATGAIKPKTAVALAAVLNLVGAFLSTEVAKTISGGIIREGSGGVQITPDIIFAGLMGAVLWNMITWLKGLPSSSSHALFGGLIGAAVVGAGFNSVNLETLLQKVILPAVFAPVIAGLAAYVCTRLAYALTSRHDPETGTKLTQKRGGFRTGQVFTSSLVALAHGTNDAQKTMGIITLVLIAAGTQAPGSGPQLWVIASCAMAIAIGTYAGGWRIIRTMGSGLTEVKPAQGFAAETSTASAILASSHLGFALSTTQVASGSVIGSGMGRRGTTVRWNMVGKIALGWLFTLPAAGVVGALTALLVKTGAVGVLIAAIAGSAAVLFMFFYSRKSSVSHQNAVEVEEAGQAVRFAKKKARAEAKAKAKAAAKARAEARATANNRKETQR
- a CDS encoding alpha/beta hydrolase family protein; this encodes MPATEQQLTITAGDATFSAIYARPANPTATVVVAHGAGAGMEHPFLRGFTDALNSHGLATLRFNFPYREAGRKFPDRPPLAIATWRAAMDTARAQAAAHADRGPVWVAGKSFGGRMASMAVAEGMETGGLVYLGYPLHAPGKPEKLRDEHLYGLSTPMLFLQGTRDTFATADILADVVSRIGPNAVLQWVEGGDHSFAVGGRKRPADEVGASLGAPVADFIARHS
- a CDS encoding response regulator; this encodes MRGNDAGTPGSGQAKARVLVIDDDPHLLKALRITLAAHGYAVETAGDGASALAAASRLAPDLLVLDLGLPDMDGTEVLRNLRRWSAAPVLVLSARHGSPDKVGALDAGADDYITKPFGLDELLARLRALLRRVPQAETHPLVSSAGFTVDLLARQVLRSGQPVRLTPTEWNILEILVRNPSRLISQQQLLADVWGPSYGKEANYLRVYMAQLRRKLEDDPGNPRHLLTEAGAGYRFVP